The proteins below come from a single Drosophila teissieri strain GT53w chromosome 3L, Prin_Dtei_1.1, whole genome shotgun sequence genomic window:
- the LOC122618040 gene encoding 20-hydroxyecdysone protein: protein MKPVALILLFVAISQARVLNLPKEAIDIPVAIVEDKEPPVALPLVKEEIKEAAIPEEVKPIVREEKAKYHSVEVKPEIFIEKIKEQIKKPIEEQVKKQLNDLEKKSLEIKEIEQKPQEIKEEAQLPEIKQETTPEIKEEPAQSILKSLPAEEAVVVPAEELSPNPVEQEQSENQNAAHPQVRQATQATPTQQSTTQGNFVQQLIQNSPIGQFLNQFQPQPAAAAAPAPAQAQADDAAAAAPATPAPTVPGFLNPQAAITSAQQAVQNAAQSAVNATTQAFQGIQQFASNLGNQFQNTLSSLTGQQQQAVSTTPRPPGPIQQFVNNVFGGNNNATAAAPPAQQSGNPLQGIINFLGGNRPQNAPAAAPATQATDKPAVDDKIDPAKDDEVAEFVPDSENEVRASGESIDDSFEEAGVPSNEVIVVNDDAGEDGNAIQNHPVATDAVAL from the exons ATGAAGCCCGTTGCCTTGATCCTGCTCTTTGTGGCCATCAGCCAGGCCAGAGTGCTGAATCTGCCCAAGGAGGCGATCGATATTCCTGTGGCCATTGTCGAGGATAAGGAGCCACCAGTAGCTTTACCTTTGGTGAAAGAGGAGATAAAGGAGGCAGCTATTCCAGAGGAAGTGAAGCCAATTGTCCGAGAAGAAAAAGCCAAGTATCACAGTGTGGAAGTGAAGCCAGAAATCTTTATTGAGAAGATCAAAGAGCAGATTAAGAAGCCGATTGAGGAGCAAGTTAAGAAGCAGCTCAATGATCTTGAGAAAAAATCCCTGGAGATTAAGGAAATTGAGCAGAAGCCTCAGGAAATCAAGGAAGAAGCTCAGCTGCCAGAAATCAAACAGGAGACG ACACCAGAAATCAAAGAAGAGCCTGCACAGAGCATTTTGAAATCTCTGCCAGCTGAAGAGGCCGTTGTTGTGCCTGCCGAGGAGCTGTCCCCGAATCcggtggagcaggagcagtcgGAAAACCAGAACGCCGCCCATCCTCAGGTCCGCCAAGCCACccaggccacgcccacccagcAGAGCACCACCCAGGGCAACTTTGTCCAGCAGTTGATCCAGAACTCTCCCATTGGCCAATTCCTGAATCAGTTCCAGCCgcagccagctgctgctgccgctccagctccagccCAAGCCCAGGcggatgatgctgctgctgcggcaccTGCCACTCCGGCACCCACGGTGCCCGGTTTCCTGAATCCCCAGGCTGCCATCACCTCCGCCCAACAGGCGGTGCAAAATGCCGCTCAGAGTGCCGTCAATGCCACCACTCAGGCGTTCCAGGGCATCCAGCAGTTCGCCAGCAACCTGGGCAACCAGTTCCAGAACACCCTGTCCAGCCTGAcgggccagcagcagcaggcggtgTCCACTACTCCGCGTCCACCAGGTCCCATCCAGCAGTTTGTGAACAATGTGTttggtggcaacaacaatgccacgGCCGCTGCTCCGCCTGCCCAGCAAAGTGGCAATCCCCTGCAGGGTATCATCAACTTCCTGGGTGGCAATCGTCCCCAGAATGCCCCAGCTGCCGCTCCAGCCACTCAGGCCACCGACAAGCCCGCCGTCGATGACAAAATCGATCCTGCCAAGGATGATGAGGTGGCTGAGTTTGTGCCGGATTCCGAGAATGAGGTGCGTGCGAGTGGCGAAAGCATTGACGATTCCTTCGAGGAGGCTGGAGTTCCTTCGAATGAGGTTATTGTGGTCAACGATGATGCCGGCGAGGATGGAAACGCTATCCAGAATCATCCGGTGGCCACCGATGCAGTGGCTCTCTAA
- the LOC122616785 gene encoding probable serine/threonine-protein kinase nek3, translating to MLKLVDRNAGERAQLTSDVATLSVRLAQANFNIAKLQREIERYKADISLAIQLLQCKPDSFVSQKVSSLPIDIQSKVSAYMRLETNSHSDSECSNSGVGVATTASYKVLPASDSPPPSACPFPPTAMVYSMRGIGRYAANGNTTTNPQQQSSQPTNNNTSNNKDALNNNNVNNNSNNNCNNQTNTNISNNNQASNPDMISPTIMAKFLEDELKANEVKHCDTCQCSKQDLQVLADVSRSYSVATQTPHQLQLQGSGLNEPLTTQLCLRCHSNLNSPSRTNSPYLMKMVKSSDSVISETKSSVSDLNDMDKLFIPAKKDDLMVNPILGHHRLCERTAIAGQNAEFGNGKLTTSTMMYPTTHLGAYAAEKYLLETSNLGQLRNGYQRRFLDGGGTALQLLSKYEAGAVGVVHGDLEDESSKPLLSGVSQPSLLEAEQAAPQQSVVPAKLEDVCEPQPTKPVAPSAPPGSTASAVPPSGTQLKSTNSGSVQSLWSNKTSSCEGAKMFETFNRNLIKTIKAENPKNRGPRLCAMRIQQNGQSNILLDNLESIETYTPVIYKRREKLLDEELNDGKDIITSKESNAQSVVEAWQGPAAPHENVALQPVLEPQVETAELEQVESKPGEQTTNPGVNSPKHSANSSSISDAIDYQESVLLRRQQLSRVAEWVQHNTQQLEQRNLQQAPPTSDSNSGTERQSSYSTLDRMDSISIEKLSMDSGYKTTPQQLTNGYPEKSTEDSLSPKTDITSNSLPENPTTTVVPPKKTELCTTYYRRTTRSGLPVAYTTVAGAPADSSPPGESTSSGSEALICPEQPTCDILNYKYYPNDTDKTRSVQAELHTTTQNVDIAQMEYNVKQFLLKQNEWSMNGGAAGASPGAVLQGSGAAARMLQRRILGPGVGERVRMATPGGAVAAKTTKTTTSQSSNILTPHRTETNL from the exons ACCAATTGATATTCAATCGAAGGTGTCGGCGTACATGAGACTGGAGACGAACtcccattccgattccgagTGCAGCAATagcggagtgggcgtggccaccaCAGCTTCCTATAAAGTGCTTCCGGCCTCCGATTCGCCGCCCCCCTCCGCCTGCCCCTTCCCGCCCACGGCCATGGTCTATTCGATGAGGGGAATCGGTAGGT ATGCCGCCAATGGGAACACGACCACAAATCCCCAACAGCAGTCGAGTCAACCCACGAATAACAacacaagcaacaacaaggacgctctcaacaacaacaatgttaataacaacagcaataacaattgCAACAATCAAACTAATACGAACATTAGCAATAATAATCAAGCCAGCAATCCCGACATGATATCGCCCACAATaatggcaaagtttttggAGGACGAGCTGAAGGCGAATGAGGTGAAACACTGCGACACGTGTCAGTGCAGCAAACAGGATCTGCAGGTCCTGGCGGATGTGTCCCGTTCCTATTCGGTGGCCACCCAAACGCCCCATCAGTTGCAGCTCCAGGGATCCGGATTGAATGAACCACTGACAACCCAACTTTGCCTGAGATGCCACAGCAATCTTAACTCCCCGTCGCGCACCAACAGTCCATATCTGATGAAGATGGTCAAGTCCAGTGACTCCGTAATATCAGAGACCAAGAGTTCCGTTTCGGATCTGAACGACATGGACAAGCTGTTTATACCGGCCAAGAAGGATGACCTGATGGTGAATCCCATACTGGGACATCATCGACTCTGCGAAAGAACTGCGATTGCGGGACAGAATGCGGAGTTTGGCAATGGAAAGCTGACCACCTCCACGATGATGTATCCCACCACACATCTGGGTGCCTATGCAGCGGAGAAGTATCTGCTGGAGACGAGCAATCTTGGCCAGCTGCGGAATGGGTATCAGAGGCGGTTTCTGGACGGCGGTGGAACTGCCCTGCAACTCCTAAGCAAATATGAAGCAGGTGCCGTGGGAGTAGTCCATGGCGATCTGGAGGATGAGTCCAGTAAGCCGCTGCTGTCGGGTGTCTCGCAACCCAGTCTGCTGGAAGCGGAGCAAGCTGCTCCTCAGCAATCGGTGGTTCCTGCCAAGCTGGAAGATGTGTGCGAGCCACAGCCTACTAAGCCAGTTGCTCCATCGGCTCCTCCAGGAAGCACTGCGTCTGCTGTCCCACCATCGGGCACGCAGTTGAAGTCCACCAACTCCGGAAGCGTCCAGAGCCTGTGGAGCAACAAAACCAGCAGTTGCGAGGGCGCCAAAATGTTCGAGACTTTCAACAGGAATCTCATCAAAACGATCAAG GCGGAGAATCCCAAGAACCGAGGTCCTCGTCTGTGCGCCATGCGAATTCAGCAGAATGGCCAGAGCAACATCCTGCTGGACAACCTGGAGTCCATCGAGACCTACACCCCAGTGATCTACAAGCGGCGAGAGAAGCTGCTGGACGAGGAGCTCAACGACGGCAAGGACATCATCACCAGCAAGGAGAGCAACGCCCAGTCGGTGGTGGAAGCCTGGCAAGGACCTGCAGCTCCACACGAGAATGTCGCCCTGCAGCCGGTGCTCGAACCCCAGGTGGAAACTGCAGAGCTGGAGCAAGTGGAGAGCAAGCCCGGAGAACAGACCACCAATCCCGGTGTGAACTCACCCAAGCACTCGGCTAACTCCAGTTCCATTAGCGATGCCATCGACTACCAGGAAAGTGTCCTTCTCAGGCGCCAGCAGCTCAGCAGAGTGGCGGAATGGGTTCAGCATAATacgcagcagctggagcagagGAACCTGCAGCAGGCTCCGCCCACCAGTGACTCCAACTCCGGAACCGAAAGACAATCCTCGTACTCCACGCTCGACCGCATGGACTCCATATCCATAGAGAAACTCTCGATGGATTCCGGCTACAAGACCACACCGCAACAACTGACCAACGGTTATCCGGAAAAGTCTACGGAGGATTCCCTCTCGCCCAAGACCGATATCACCAGCAATTCCTTGCCGGAAAATCCAACGACCACCGTTGTGCCGCCCAAGAAAACGGAGTTGTGCACCACGTACTACCGGAGAACCACAAGATCGGGACTTCCAGTGGCATATACCACGGTTGCCGGTGCCCCAGCCGACTCGAGTCCGCCCGGTGAGTCCACATCCTCCGGTTCCGAGGCACTCATCTGCCCCGAACAGCCCACGTGTGATATACTCAACTACAAGTACTATCCCAATGACACGGACAAAACGCGATCCGTGCAAGCGGAGCTGCACACGACCACCCAGAACGTGGACATTGCCCAGATGGAGTACAATGTGAAGCAGTTCCTGCTGAAGCAAAACGAGTGGTCCATGAATGGCGGAGCAGCTGGTGCCAGTCCCGGTGCGGTGCTACAAGGatctggagcagctgctcgcATGCTGCAGCGCAGGATTTTGGGTCCTGGCGTGGGCGAGCGGGTGAGGATGGCCACGCCCGGTGGAGCTGTGGCCGCCAAAACCACCAAGACCACCACCAGCCAGTCATCCAACATCCTGACGCCCCACAGAACTGAAACGAATTTATAA